The Symphalangus syndactylus isolate Jambi chromosome 8, NHGRI_mSymSyn1-v2.1_pri, whole genome shotgun sequence genome includes a window with the following:
- the PRSS56 gene encoding serine protease 56 isoform X2 codes for MLLAVLLLLPLPSSWFAHGHPLYTRLPPSTLQVLSAQGTQALQAAQRSAQWAINRVAMEIQHRSHECRGSGRPRPQAPLQDPPEPGPCGERRPSTANVTRAHGRIVGGSAAPPGAWPWLVRLQLGGQPLCGGVLVAASWVLTAAHCFVGAPNELLWTVTLAEGPRGEQAEEVPVNRILPHPKFDPRTFHNDLALVQLWTPVSPGGPARPVCLPQEPQEPPAGTACAIAGWGALFEEGPEAEAVREARVPLLSTDTCRRALGPGLRPSTMLCAGYLAGGVDSCQGDSGGPLTCSEPGPRPREVLFGVTSWGDGCGEPGKPGVYTRVAVFKDWLQEQMSASSSREPSCRELLAWDPPQELQADAARLCAFYARLCPGSQGACARLAHQQCLQRRRRCELRSLAHTLLGLLRNAQELLGPRPGLRRLSPSLARPAPALRESPLHPARELRLHSGSRAAGTRFPKRRPEARGEANGCPGLEPLRQKLAALQGAHAWILQVPSEHLAMNFHEVLADLGSKTLTGLFRAWVRAGLGGRHVAFSGLVGLEPATLARSLPRLLVQALQAFRVAALAEGEPEGPWMDVGQGPGLERKGHHPLNPQVPPSRQS; via the exons ATGCTGCTGgctgtgctgctgctgctaccCCTCCCAAGCTCATGGTTTGCCCACGGGCACCCACTGTACACGCGCCTGCCCCCCAGCACCCTGCAAG TTCTGTCGGCCCAGGGGACTCAGGCGTTGCAGGCAGCCCAGAGGAGCGCCCAGTGGGCAATAAACCGAGTGGCGATGGAGATCCAGCACAGATCGCACGAGTGCCGAG GATCTGGGCGCCCCAGGCCTCAAGCTCCCCTCCAGGACCCACCTGAGCCAG GGCCGTGCGGCGAGAGGCGCCCGAGCACTGCCAACGTGACGCGGGCCCACGGCCGCATCGTGGGGGGCAGCGCGGCGCCGCCCGGGGCCTGGCCCtggctggtgaggctgcagcTCGGCGGGCAGCCTCTGTGCGGCGGCGTCCTGGTAGCGGCGTCCTGGGTGCTCACGGCAGCGCACTGCTTTGTAGG CGCCCCGAATGAGCTTCTGTGGACTGTGACGCTGGCCGAGGGGCCCCGGGGAGAGCAAGCGGAAGAGGTGCCAGTGAACCGCATCCTGCCCCACCCCAAG TTTGACCCGCGGACCTTCCACAACGACCTGGCTCTGGTGCAGCTGTGGACGCCGGTGAGCCCGGGGGGACCGGCGCGCCCGGTGTGCCTGCCCCAAGAGCCCCAGGAGCCCCCTGCCGGAACCGCCTGCGCCATTGCGGGCTGGGGGGCCCTCTTCGAAG AGGGGCCTGAGGCTGAAGCAGTGAGAGAGGCCCGTGTTCCCCTGCTCAGCACCGACACCTGCCGAAGGGCCCTGGGGCCCGGACTGCGCCCCAGCACCATGCTTTGCGCCGGGTACCTGGCGGGGGGCGTTGACTCGTGCCAG GGTGACTCGGGAGGCCCCCTGACTTGTTCTGAACCTGGCCCCCGCCCTAGAGAGGTCCTGTTCGGAGTCACCTCCTGGGGGGACGGCTGCGGGGAGCCAGGAAAGCCCGGGGTCTACACCCGCGTGGCGGTGTTCAAGGACTGGCTCCAGGAGCAGATGAGCG CCTCCTCCAGCCGCGAGCCCAGCTGCAGGGAGCTTCTGGCCTGGGACCCCCCGCAGGAGCTGCAGGCAGACGCAGCCCGGCTCTGCGCCTTCTACGCCCGCCTGTGCCCCGGGTCCCAAGGCGCCTGTGCGCGCCTGGCGCACCAGCAGTGCCTGCAGCGCCGGCGGCGATGCG AGCTGCGCTCGCTGGCGCACACGCTGCTGGGCCTGCTGCGGAACGCCCAGGAGCTGCTCGGCCCGCGTCCGGGGCTGCGGCGCCTGTCCCCCTCCCTGGCTCGCCCCGCTCCAGCGCTCCGGGAGTCTCCCCTGCACCCCGCCCGCGAGCTGCGGCTTCACTCAG GATCGCGGGCTGCAGGCACTCGGTTCCCGAAGCGGAGGCCGGAGGCGCGCGGAGAAGCCAATG gCTGCCCTGGGCTGGAGCCCCTGCGACAGAAGTTGGCTGCCCTGCAGGGGGCCCATGCCTGGATCCTGCAGGTCCCCTCGGAGCACCTGGCCATGAACTTTCATGAG GTCCTGGCAGATCTGGGCTCCAAGACACTGACCGGGCTCTTCAGAGCCTGGGTGCGGGCAGGCTTGGGGGGTCGGCATGTGGCCTTCAGCGGCCTGGTGGGCCTGGAGCCGGCCACACTGGCCCGCAGCCTCCCCCGGCTGCTGGTGCAGGCCCTGCAGGCCTTCCGCGTGGCTGCCCTGGCAGAAGGGGAGCCCGAGGGACCCTGGATGGATGTAGGGCAGGGGCCCGGGCTGGAAAGGAAGGGGCACCACCCACTCAACCCTCAGGTACCCCCCTCCAGGCAATCCTGA
- the CHRND gene encoding acetylcholine receptor subunit delta isoform X2, with protein sequence MEGPVLTLGLLAALAVCGSWGLNEEERLIRHLFQEKGYNKELRPVAHKEESVDVSLALTLSNLISLGWTDNRLKWNAEEFGNISVLRLPPDMVWLPEIVLENNNDGSFQISYSCNVLVYDYGFVYWLPPAIFRSSCPISVTYFPFDWQNCSLKFSSLKYTAKEITLSLKQDAEENRTYPVEWIIIDPEGFTENGEWEIVHRPARVNVDPRAPLDSPSRQDVTFYLIIRRKPLFYIINILVPCVLISFMVNLVFYLPADSGEKTSVAISVLLAQSVFLLLISKRLPATSMAIPLIGKFLLFGMVLVTMVVVICVIVLNIHFRTPSTHVLSEGVKKLFLETLPELLHMSRPAEDGPSPGALVRRSSSLGYISKAEEYFLLKSRSDLMFEKQSERHGLARRLTTARRPPASSEQAQQELFNELKPAVDGANFIVNHMRDQNNYNEEKDSWNRVARTVDRLCLFVVTPVMVVGTAWIFLQGVYNQPPPQPFPGDPYSYDVQDKRFI encoded by the exons ATGGAGGGGCCAGTGCTGACACTGGGGCTGCTGGCTGCCCTGGCGGTGTGTG GCAGCTGGGGGCTGAACGAGGAGGAGCGGCTGATCCGGCACCTGTTTCAAGAGAAGGGCTACAACAAGGAGCTCCGGCCCGTGGCACACAAAGAGGAGAGTGTGGACGTTTCCCTGGCCCTCACACTCTCCAACCTCATCTCCCTG GGCTGGACAGACAACCGGCTGAAGTGGAATGCTGAAGAATTTGGAAACATCAGTGTCCTGCGCCTCCCCCCGGACATGGTGTGGCTCCCAGAGATTGTGCTGGAGAACAA CAATGACGGCTCCTTCCAGATTTCCTACTCCTGCAACGTGCTTGTCTATGACTACGGCTTTGTGTACTGGCTGCCGCCTGCCATCTTCCGCTCCTCCTGCCCCATCTCTGTCACCTATTTCCCCTTCGACTGGCAGAACTGCTCCCTCAAGTTCAG TTCCCTCAAGTACACGGCCAAAGAGATCACCCTGAGCCTGAAACAGGACGCCGAAGAGAACCGCACCTACCCTGTGGAGTGGATCATCATTGATCCTGAAGGCTTCACAG AGAACGGGGAGTGGGAGATAGTCCACCGGCCGGCCAGAGTCAACGTGGACCCCAGAGCCCCTCTGGACAGCCCCAGCCGCCAGGACGTCACCTTCTACCTCATCATCCGCCGCAAGCCCCTCTTCTACATCATCAACATCCTGGTGCCCTGCGTGCTCATCTCCTTCATGGTCAACCTGGTCTTCTACCTACCAGCCGACA GTGGCGAGAAGACATCAGTGGCCATCTCGGTGCTCCTGGCTCAGTCTGTCTTCCTGCTGCTCATCTCCAAGCGTCTGCCCGCCACATCCATGGCCATCCCCCTTATCGGCAA GTTCCTGCTCTTCGGCATGGTGCTGGTCACCATGGTTGTGGTGATCTGTGTCATCGTGCTCAACATCCACTTCCGAACACCCAGCACCCATGTGCTGTCTGAGGGGGTCAAGAAG CTCTTCCTGGAGACCCTGCCGGAGCTCCTGCACATGTCCCGCCCAGCAGAGGATGGACCCAGCCCTGGGGCCCTGGTGCGGAGGAGCAGCTCCCTGGGATACATCTCCAAGGCCGAGGAGTACTTCTTGCTCAAGTCCCGCAGTGACCTCATGTTCGAGAAGCAGTCAGAGCGGCACGGGCTGGCCAGGCGCCTCACCACTGCAC GCCGGCCCCCAGCAAGCTCTGAGCAAGCCCAGCAGGAACTCTTCAATGAGCTGAAGCCAGCTGTGGACggggcaaacttcattgttaaCCACATGAGGGACCAGAACAATTACAATGAG GAGAAAGACAGCTGGAACCGAGTGGCACGCACAGTGGACCGCCTCTGCCTGTTTGTGGTGACGCCtgtcatggtggtgggcacagCCTGGATCTTCCTGCAGGGCGTTTACAACCAGCCACCACCCCAGCCTTTTCCCGGGGACCCCTACTCCTACGACGTGCAGGACAAGCGCTTCATCTAG
- the PRSS56 gene encoding serine protease 56 isoform X1, whose translation MLLAVLLLLPLPSSWFAHGHPLYTRLPPSTLQVLSAQGTQALQAAQRSAQWAINRVAMEIQHRSHECRGSGRPRPQAPLQDPPEPGPCGERRPSTANVTRAHGRIVGGSAAPPGAWPWLVRLQLGGQPLCGGVLVAASWVLTAAHCFVGAPNELLWTVTLAEGPRGEQAEEVPVNRILPHPKFDPRTFHNDLALVQLWTPVSPGGPARPVCLPQEPQEPPAGTACAIAGWGALFEEGPEAEAVREARVPLLSTDTCRRALGPGLRPSTMLCAGYLAGGVDSCQGDSGGPLTCSEPGPRPREVLFGVTSWGDGCGEPGKPGVYTRVAVFKDWLQEQMSAASSSREPSCRELLAWDPPQELQADAARLCAFYARLCPGSQGACARLAHQQCLQRRRRCELRSLAHTLLGLLRNAQELLGPRPGLRRLSPSLARPAPALRESPLHPARELRLHSGSRAAGTRFPKRRPEARGEANGCPGLEPLRQKLAALQGAHAWILQVPSEHLAMNFHEVLADLGSKTLTGLFRAWVRAGLGGRHVAFSGLVGLEPATLARSLPRLLVQALQAFRVAALAEGEPEGPWMDVGQGPGLERKGHHPLNPQVPPSRQS comes from the exons ATGCTGCTGgctgtgctgctgctgctaccCCTCCCAAGCTCATGGTTTGCCCACGGGCACCCACTGTACACGCGCCTGCCCCCCAGCACCCTGCAAG TTCTGTCGGCCCAGGGGACTCAGGCGTTGCAGGCAGCCCAGAGGAGCGCCCAGTGGGCAATAAACCGAGTGGCGATGGAGATCCAGCACAGATCGCACGAGTGCCGAG GATCTGGGCGCCCCAGGCCTCAAGCTCCCCTCCAGGACCCACCTGAGCCAG GGCCGTGCGGCGAGAGGCGCCCGAGCACTGCCAACGTGACGCGGGCCCACGGCCGCATCGTGGGGGGCAGCGCGGCGCCGCCCGGGGCCTGGCCCtggctggtgaggctgcagcTCGGCGGGCAGCCTCTGTGCGGCGGCGTCCTGGTAGCGGCGTCCTGGGTGCTCACGGCAGCGCACTGCTTTGTAGG CGCCCCGAATGAGCTTCTGTGGACTGTGACGCTGGCCGAGGGGCCCCGGGGAGAGCAAGCGGAAGAGGTGCCAGTGAACCGCATCCTGCCCCACCCCAAG TTTGACCCGCGGACCTTCCACAACGACCTGGCTCTGGTGCAGCTGTGGACGCCGGTGAGCCCGGGGGGACCGGCGCGCCCGGTGTGCCTGCCCCAAGAGCCCCAGGAGCCCCCTGCCGGAACCGCCTGCGCCATTGCGGGCTGGGGGGCCCTCTTCGAAG AGGGGCCTGAGGCTGAAGCAGTGAGAGAGGCCCGTGTTCCCCTGCTCAGCACCGACACCTGCCGAAGGGCCCTGGGGCCCGGACTGCGCCCCAGCACCATGCTTTGCGCCGGGTACCTGGCGGGGGGCGTTGACTCGTGCCAG GGTGACTCGGGAGGCCCCCTGACTTGTTCTGAACCTGGCCCCCGCCCTAGAGAGGTCCTGTTCGGAGTCACCTCCTGGGGGGACGGCTGCGGGGAGCCAGGAAAGCCCGGGGTCTACACCCGCGTGGCGGTGTTCAAGGACTGGCTCCAGGAGCAGATGAGCG CAGCCTCCTCCAGCCGCGAGCCCAGCTGCAGGGAGCTTCTGGCCTGGGACCCCCCGCAGGAGCTGCAGGCAGACGCAGCCCGGCTCTGCGCCTTCTACGCCCGCCTGTGCCCCGGGTCCCAAGGCGCCTGTGCGCGCCTGGCGCACCAGCAGTGCCTGCAGCGCCGGCGGCGATGCG AGCTGCGCTCGCTGGCGCACACGCTGCTGGGCCTGCTGCGGAACGCCCAGGAGCTGCTCGGCCCGCGTCCGGGGCTGCGGCGCCTGTCCCCCTCCCTGGCTCGCCCCGCTCCAGCGCTCCGGGAGTCTCCCCTGCACCCCGCCCGCGAGCTGCGGCTTCACTCAG GATCGCGGGCTGCAGGCACTCGGTTCCCGAAGCGGAGGCCGGAGGCGCGCGGAGAAGCCAATG gCTGCCCTGGGCTGGAGCCCCTGCGACAGAAGTTGGCTGCCCTGCAGGGGGCCCATGCCTGGATCCTGCAGGTCCCCTCGGAGCACCTGGCCATGAACTTTCATGAG GTCCTGGCAGATCTGGGCTCCAAGACACTGACCGGGCTCTTCAGAGCCTGGGTGCGGGCAGGCTTGGGGGGTCGGCATGTGGCCTTCAGCGGCCTGGTGGGCCTGGAGCCGGCCACACTGGCCCGCAGCCTCCCCCGGCTGCTGGTGCAGGCCCTGCAGGCCTTCCGCGTGGCTGCCCTGGCAGAAGGGGAGCCCGAGGGACCCTGGATGGATGTAGGGCAGGGGCCCGGGCTGGAAAGGAAGGGGCACCACCCACTCAACCCTCAGGTACCCCCCTCCAGGCAATCCTGA
- the CHRND gene encoding acetylcholine receptor subunit delta isoform X1 — MEGPVLTLGLLAALAVCGSWGLNEEERLIRHLFQEKGYNKELRPVAHKEESVDVSLALTLSNLISLKEVEETLTTNVWIEHGWTDNRLKWNAEEFGNISVLRLPPDMVWLPEIVLENNNDGSFQISYSCNVLVYDYGFVYWLPPAIFRSSCPISVTYFPFDWQNCSLKFSSLKYTAKEITLSLKQDAEENRTYPVEWIIIDPEGFTENGEWEIVHRPARVNVDPRAPLDSPSRQDVTFYLIIRRKPLFYIINILVPCVLISFMVNLVFYLPADSGEKTSVAISVLLAQSVFLLLISKRLPATSMAIPLIGKFLLFGMVLVTMVVVICVIVLNIHFRTPSTHVLSEGVKKLFLETLPELLHMSRPAEDGPSPGALVRRSSSLGYISKAEEYFLLKSRSDLMFEKQSERHGLARRLTTARRPPASSEQAQQELFNELKPAVDGANFIVNHMRDQNNYNEEKDSWNRVARTVDRLCLFVVTPVMVVGTAWIFLQGVYNQPPPQPFPGDPYSYDVQDKRFI; from the exons ATGGAGGGGCCAGTGCTGACACTGGGGCTGCTGGCTGCCCTGGCGGTGTGTG GCAGCTGGGGGCTGAACGAGGAGGAGCGGCTGATCCGGCACCTGTTTCAAGAGAAGGGCTACAACAAGGAGCTCCGGCCCGTGGCACACAAAGAGGAGAGTGTGGACGTTTCCCTGGCCCTCACACTCTCCAACCTCATCTCCCTG AAGGAAGTTGAGGAGACCCTCACTACCAACGTGTGGATAGAGCAC GGCTGGACAGACAACCGGCTGAAGTGGAATGCTGAAGAATTTGGAAACATCAGTGTCCTGCGCCTCCCCCCGGACATGGTGTGGCTCCCAGAGATTGTGCTGGAGAACAA CAATGACGGCTCCTTCCAGATTTCCTACTCCTGCAACGTGCTTGTCTATGACTACGGCTTTGTGTACTGGCTGCCGCCTGCCATCTTCCGCTCCTCCTGCCCCATCTCTGTCACCTATTTCCCCTTCGACTGGCAGAACTGCTCCCTCAAGTTCAG TTCCCTCAAGTACACGGCCAAAGAGATCACCCTGAGCCTGAAACAGGACGCCGAAGAGAACCGCACCTACCCTGTGGAGTGGATCATCATTGATCCTGAAGGCTTCACAG AGAACGGGGAGTGGGAGATAGTCCACCGGCCGGCCAGAGTCAACGTGGACCCCAGAGCCCCTCTGGACAGCCCCAGCCGCCAGGACGTCACCTTCTACCTCATCATCCGCCGCAAGCCCCTCTTCTACATCATCAACATCCTGGTGCCCTGCGTGCTCATCTCCTTCATGGTCAACCTGGTCTTCTACCTACCAGCCGACA GTGGCGAGAAGACATCAGTGGCCATCTCGGTGCTCCTGGCTCAGTCTGTCTTCCTGCTGCTCATCTCCAAGCGTCTGCCCGCCACATCCATGGCCATCCCCCTTATCGGCAA GTTCCTGCTCTTCGGCATGGTGCTGGTCACCATGGTTGTGGTGATCTGTGTCATCGTGCTCAACATCCACTTCCGAACACCCAGCACCCATGTGCTGTCTGAGGGGGTCAAGAAG CTCTTCCTGGAGACCCTGCCGGAGCTCCTGCACATGTCCCGCCCAGCAGAGGATGGACCCAGCCCTGGGGCCCTGGTGCGGAGGAGCAGCTCCCTGGGATACATCTCCAAGGCCGAGGAGTACTTCTTGCTCAAGTCCCGCAGTGACCTCATGTTCGAGAAGCAGTCAGAGCGGCACGGGCTGGCCAGGCGCCTCACCACTGCAC GCCGGCCCCCAGCAAGCTCTGAGCAAGCCCAGCAGGAACTCTTCAATGAGCTGAAGCCAGCTGTGGACggggcaaacttcattgttaaCCACATGAGGGACCAGAACAATTACAATGAG GAGAAAGACAGCTGGAACCGAGTGGCACGCACAGTGGACCGCCTCTGCCTGTTTGTGGTGACGCCtgtcatggtggtgggcacagCCTGGATCTTCCTGCAGGGCGTTTACAACCAGCCACCACCCCAGCCTTTTCCCGGGGACCCCTACTCCTACGACGTGCAGGACAAGCGCTTCATCTAG